One genomic region from Geothermobacter ehrlichii encodes:
- the ptsP gene encoding phosphoenolpyruvate--protein phosphotransferase — protein MVSAKTEIVPDTFLVGIGVSPGIAIGQAHLLSRARMAAIERSIDPSDVDAEVAAFEEAVEQSRRQLEEVKRKIAVQHPEEHLYIIDTHLMMLNDQMLHDETVHGIRDRLLNAEGALKRALDRFRSVFANIEDEYLRDRAGDVESIGERLLRNLMGESRQELSQLDHKAIVVAHDLSPAETMQIDRDKVLGFVTDVGGRTSHTAIVARSLGIPAVVGLENVTAMVPGGTPMIIDGGAGTVILNPTESTFREYLQKKQRYEYFEKELLSYRTLPAETPDGHRLILRGNVELPIEVDQVREQGAEGIGLYRSEFLFFGRLTPPDEEEQYQAYRQLIESVAPHEVTIRTLDVGGDKFVPDINLADEANPALGLRGVRFSLADRSLFKTQLRAILRASVHGPVRVMFPMVSGVAEVRGCRAMLEEAKDELKSEGLLFDDRLAAGIMVETPAAAFIADQLAEEVDFFSVGTNDLVQYCLAVDRGNEHVAYLYEPLHPAILRALRMVCEAGRRAGISVAMCGEMASESLYLPILLGLGFTELSMNAPCIPRVKRIVRQVRRSEAEELLAAALEMKTATEVAAFLEQEMASRFPGIYGTTNI, from the coding sequence ATGGTTTCGGCGAAGACTGAAATAGTTCCCGACACCTTTCTGGTCGGAATCGGCGTCTCGCCGGGGATCGCCATCGGACAGGCGCATCTGCTCAGCCGTGCCCGCATGGCCGCCATCGAACGTTCGATCGATCCGAGCGACGTCGATGCCGAAGTCGCCGCCTTCGAGGAGGCGGTCGAACAGTCTCGGCGCCAGCTCGAGGAAGTCAAGCGCAAGATCGCGGTACAGCATCCCGAGGAGCATCTCTACATCATCGACACCCACCTGATGATGCTCAACGACCAGATGCTCCACGACGAGACGGTGCATGGCATCCGCGACCGGCTGCTCAACGCCGAAGGCGCCCTCAAGCGGGCCCTCGACCGGTTCCGCTCGGTCTTCGCCAACATCGAGGACGAGTATCTGCGCGACCGGGCCGGCGATGTCGAGTCGATCGGCGAACGGCTGCTGCGCAACCTGATGGGCGAGTCGCGCCAGGAGCTGTCGCAGCTCGATCACAAGGCCATCGTCGTGGCGCATGACCTTTCGCCGGCCGAGACCATGCAGATCGACCGGGACAAGGTGCTCGGTTTCGTTACCGATGTCGGCGGCCGCACCTCCCATACCGCCATTGTCGCCCGGTCGCTGGGCATACCGGCCGTCGTCGGTCTCGAGAACGTGACGGCCATGGTTCCAGGCGGCACCCCGATGATTATCGATGGCGGCGCCGGCACGGTCATTCTCAACCCGACCGAATCGACCTTCAGGGAGTACCTGCAGAAGAAGCAGCGCTACGAGTATTTCGAGAAGGAGCTGCTCAGCTACCGCACCCTGCCGGCCGAGACGCCGGACGGCCACCGGCTGATTCTGCGCGGCAATGTCGAGTTGCCCATCGAGGTCGACCAGGTCAGGGAACAGGGCGCCGAGGGGATCGGACTCTATCGGTCGGAGTTCCTCTTTTTCGGCCGGCTGACGCCTCCGGACGAAGAAGAGCAGTACCAGGCCTACCGGCAGCTGATCGAAAGTGTTGCCCCGCACGAGGTCACCATCCGCACCCTCGATGTTGGCGGTGACAAGTTCGTTCCCGACATCAACCTTGCGGACGAGGCCAACCCGGCTCTCGGCCTGCGGGGTGTTCGTTTTTCGCTCGCCGATCGCAGTCTGTTCAAGACGCAGTTGCGGGCGATTCTGCGGGCCTCGGTCCACGGTCCGGTGCGGGTCATGTTCCCCATGGTGAGCGGAGTGGCCGAGGTGCGGGGTTGCCGCGCCATGCTCGAGGAGGCGAAGGACGAACTCAAATCCGAGGGCCTGCTGTTCGACGATCGTCTGGCGGCCGGCATCATGGTCGAAACCCCGGCAGCGGCCTTCATCGCCGACCAGCTTGCCGAGGAGGTCGATTTCTTTTCGGTCGGCACCAACGATCTGGTGCAGTACTGTCTGGCGGTTGATCGCGGCAACGAGCACGTCGCCTATCTGTACGAACCGCTGCATCCGGCCATTCTCAGGGCGTTGCGGATGGTTTGCGAGGCGGGGAGAAGGGCCGGCATCAGTGTTGCCATGTGCGGTGAGATGGCGTCCGAATCCCTCTACCTGCCGATTCTGCTCGGGCTTGGATTTACCGAGCTGTCGATGAACGCGCCCTGCATTCCACGGGTCAAACGCATCGTCCGGCAGGTCCGCAGAAGCGAGGCCGAGGAGCTGTTGGCGGCGGCGCTCGAGATGAAGACCGCGACCGAGGTCGCCGCTTTTCTCGAACAGGAGATGGCCAGTCGCTTTCCCGGTATATACGGTACAACCAACATCTGA
- the metK gene encoding methionine adenosyltransferase, whose product MAMTDFLFTSESVSEGHPDKVADQISDAILDAILEQDTKARVACETLVTTGMAIIAGEITTSAYVDMPDIVRRTIKEIGYDDSSMGFDYETCAVLTSIDRQSPDIAQGVTEGEGLFKEQGAGDQGLMFGYACNETPELMPMPIMFAHKLTKRLADVRKSGLLTFLRPDSKSQVSIQYINDRPVRVDTVVVSTQHTPDVTYETLKEGIIEEVVKRVIPADLLDEKTKFFINPTGRFVVGGPMGDCGLTGRKIIVDTYGGQGSHGGGAFSGKDPSKVDRSASYMARYVAKNIVAAGLADKCEVQVAYAIGVAKPVSVMINTFGTGKIPSNEIARIALDEFDMTPRGIIETLDLLRPIYHKTAAYGHFGRELPEFTWERTDRVESLRSRAGL is encoded by the coding sequence ATGGCCATGACCGACTTTCTGTTTACCTCGGAATCCGTGAGTGAAGGGCATCCCGACAAGGTTGCCGACCAGATTTCCGACGCCATTCTCGACGCCATCCTCGAGCAGGACACCAAGGCGCGCGTCGCCTGTGAGACGCTGGTGACCACCGGCATGGCCATCATCGCCGGCGAGATTACTACCTCGGCCTATGTCGACATGCCCGACATCGTGCGCAGGACGATCAAGGAGATCGGTTACGATGACTCGTCGATGGGCTTCGATTACGAGACCTGCGCCGTGCTGACCAGCATCGACCGGCAGTCGCCCGATATCGCCCAGGGGGTGACTGAGGGCGAGGGGCTGTTCAAGGAGCAGGGCGCCGGCGACCAGGGGCTGATGTTCGGCTATGCCTGCAACGAGACTCCCGAGCTGATGCCGATGCCGATCATGTTCGCCCACAAACTGACCAAGCGGCTGGCCGATGTTCGCAAGAGCGGGCTGCTCACTTTTCTGCGTCCCGACAGCAAGTCGCAGGTTTCGATCCAGTACATCAACGATCGGCCGGTGCGGGTCGATACCGTGGTCGTCTCCACGCAGCATACGCCCGACGTCACCTACGAGACGCTCAAGGAAGGGATCATCGAGGAGGTGGTGAAGAGGGTCATCCCCGCTGATCTGCTCGACGAAAAGACCAAGTTCTTCATCAATCCGACGGGGCGCTTCGTCGTCGGCGGCCCGATGGGCGATTGCGGCCTGACCGGTCGCAAGATCATTGTTGACACCTATGGCGGTCAGGGATCGCACGGCGGCGGCGCCTTTTCCGGAAAGGATCCTTCCAAGGTCGACCGCAGCGCGTCCTACATGGCGCGCTACGTGGCCAAGAACATTGTTGCCGCCGGTCTGGCCGACAAGTGCGAGGTCCAGGTCGCCTACGCCATTGGCGTCGCCAAGCCGGTTTCGGTGATGATCAACACTTTCGGTACCGGCAAGATTCCGTCCAACGAAATCGCCCGCATCGCCCTGGACGAGTTCGACATGACGCCGCGGGGGATCATCGAAACCCTCGATCTGCTCCGTCCCATCTACCACAAGACGGCGGCCTACGGGCATTTCGGCCGGGAACTGCCGGAATTCACCTGGGAACGGACCGACCGGGTCGAGTCCCTGCGCAGCAGGGCAGGTCTCTGA